A stretch of Paludisphaera borealis DNA encodes these proteins:
- a CDS encoding Gfo/Idh/MocA family protein, with protein sequence MSQLKVGIVGAGYWGPNLIRNFSACPLTEVVAVCDSSPERLETIGRTFSHLALVNSIDQLLELPIQAVAVATPVSTHYQLASRCLEAGLHVLVEKPLAATTYDARSLVELAEQRQRVLMVDHTYLFNNAVSRIKELVEYGELGDLYYIDSIRINLGLFQRDVNVVWDLAPHDLSIVDYILGCDARSISAWGCAHADRDIEDVAYVNVDYNEQMLANFHVNWLSPVKIRQMIFAGSRKSLIFNELNTAEPIKVYDRGIELGEGIEDRRRLMVGYRTGEVRSPHIEVGEPLQAVVSHFAECIRDGKTPLSDGRLGLRVVSQLEAATRSIRAQGGRIVLSNGAFNHGAAGSRANGSGERNQDQLGRPTGEKRVHALLR encoded by the coding sequence ATGAGCCAGCTCAAAGTTGGGATCGTCGGCGCGGGTTACTGGGGCCCTAACTTGATCCGGAATTTTTCCGCCTGCCCGCTGACCGAGGTCGTCGCCGTCTGCGACTCAAGCCCCGAGCGACTTGAAACGATCGGCCGAACGTTCAGCCACCTCGCCCTCGTCAACTCCATTGACCAGCTCCTGGAGCTGCCGATCCAGGCGGTGGCCGTCGCCACTCCGGTTTCCACTCATTACCAGCTCGCCTCGCGCTGTCTGGAGGCCGGCCTGCATGTGCTTGTCGAGAAGCCGCTGGCGGCCACCACCTACGATGCCCGATCGCTGGTCGAGCTGGCCGAGCAGCGTCAGCGGGTCCTGATGGTGGACCACACCTATCTGTTCAACAATGCGGTCAGCCGGATCAAAGAGCTCGTAGAGTACGGGGAACTCGGCGATCTTTACTACATCGATAGCATACGGATCAATCTGGGCCTTTTTCAGAGGGACGTCAACGTCGTCTGGGATCTCGCCCCGCACGACCTATCGATCGTCGACTACATACTCGGCTGCGACGCCCGGAGCATCTCGGCGTGGGGATGCGCCCACGCCGACCGCGACATCGAGGACGTCGCTTACGTCAACGTCGACTACAACGAGCAGATGTTGGCGAACTTTCATGTGAACTGGCTATCGCCCGTGAAGATCCGCCAGATGATTTTCGCCGGTTCCCGCAAGAGCCTGATTTTCAATGAACTCAACACCGCCGAGCCGATCAAGGTCTACGACCGGGGCATCGAGCTCGGGGAAGGGATCGAGGATCGGCGGAGGCTCATGGTCGGCTACCGCACCGGCGAGGTCCGGAGTCCTCACATCGAGGTGGGAGAGCCCCTCCAGGCGGTGGTCTCCCATTTCGCCGAGTGCATCCGCGATGGGAAAACCCCGCTCAGCGATGGGCGGCTAGGGTTGCGCGTGGTCTCCCAACTCGAGGCGGCGACCCGGAGCATTCGAGCCCAAGGGGGCAGGATCGTCCTCTCTAATGGAGCCTTTAATCATGGCGCCGCAGGCTCACGAGCGAACGGATCCGGCGAACGGAATCAGGATCAGCTCGGACGTCCGACTGGGGAAAAACGTGTCCATGCACTGCTTCGTTAA
- a CDS encoding ABC transporter permease: MHRELLYFLTWRDVKVRYKQTVLGAAWAVLQPLMTMIVFSLFFGRAAGVSSGDLPYPIFVFAGLLPWTFFSNAVSGAGQSVVGSERLITKVYFPRIMIPLSAVAAGLLDFAVASGMLGILMVYYRIGLQIGILLAPLLVLGIVLAAVGVGTFLAAMTVAYRDFRYVAPFLVQLWMFGTPSVYMQTDKLNEGPWRILLPLNPAYGLIANFRSAVLGRPIDAYSLSLSLAVAVVLFVSGTLYFRRVERGFADVI; encoded by the coding sequence ATGCATCGCGAACTGCTGTACTTCTTGACGTGGCGCGATGTCAAGGTTCGGTATAAACAGACGGTCCTCGGCGCCGCCTGGGCGGTTCTCCAGCCTTTGATGACCATGATCGTCTTCAGCCTGTTCTTCGGCAGGGCCGCCGGCGTTTCGTCGGGCGATCTGCCTTATCCAATTTTCGTGTTCGCCGGGTTGCTCCCGTGGACATTCTTCTCCAACGCCGTCAGCGGCGCCGGGCAGAGCGTCGTGGGGAGCGAGCGCCTCATCACCAAGGTGTACTTTCCCAGGATCATGATCCCGCTCTCGGCGGTCGCGGCCGGCCTCCTCGACTTCGCCGTCGCCAGCGGCATGCTGGGAATACTGATGGTTTACTATCGAATCGGCCTCCAGATCGGGATTCTGTTGGCGCCTCTACTCGTTCTGGGGATCGTGCTCGCGGCGGTCGGCGTTGGAACGTTTCTGGCGGCCATGACGGTTGCGTACCGCGACTTTCGTTACGTGGCCCCGTTCCTGGTGCAACTCTGGATGTTCGGCACCCCATCGGTCTATATGCAAACCGATAAGCTCAACGAGGGCCCCTGGAGAATTCTCTTACCGCTGAATCCCGCTTACGGATTGATCGCGAATTTCCGATCCGCGGTCCTGGGAAGGCCTATCGACGCGTACTCGCTGAGCCTGTCCCTCGCCGTCGCCGTGGTGCTGTTCGTCTCGGGTACGCTTTACTTCCGTCGCGTCGAACGGGGATTCGCAGACGTCATCTGA
- a CDS encoding polysaccharide biosynthesis tyrosine autokinase, with protein sequence MEPFRSSSFINGIPTVLSQEQGASAPTPVELLPVDRIVPGYGASLKAVEPPPGLSEMPDLDGLLRALRRRWLFALLGGLLCSSLSAAAVYLYLPPPKYTARALVHVAEKRPRELFETRESEVGFRTYQETQVILVKSRKVLEAALNPPAIASLPTVRKLLDPIDWLSGVLMVDFPRGSEILSISMTASCPPLDLSTLVNAIADSYLTEIVDKERLARVERLERLKELFADYQKDLTEKRLKFKEMAGSIGTSDKQAAAVRQQMMVEHLGLARQELLKLNSDVRKSQARLNVLASKPELEPTSNQTVSTLDTLSTAEVDPQVMELRSRLAELRRKHASVKRISRQGNVDPSILAIQREIKLVTGELEGRRQELRAAAAEFNRAEPAAIPDARLEEVKEYLEILHEQEKSLIDEIASLESQMSSLNVKSMDFHWLEDEIAVASDTAKMVGAEVQSMTVEMQAPPRIRLIEKASVPTMNDPLRRCKLSTIVGAGVFLAFVGCVSLWEFQSRKIDVPDEVAFRLGLRIIGDLPKLNGPRRGDQKQIERDRLVQSIDAVRTMLLNAGRHQPFRVVLVTSALKGEGKTSLSCHLATSLARGGRKTLLMDCDLRKPSLHDVFDFPSGPGLGDILRGEIGWTDAVRQTPVPGLSLIFAGRCDPATIDLLPREDFPNLLQELRDQFDFIIVDSSPLLLVTDALIVSQHVDAVLLSVLRAVSQLPQIYAASERLASMGVRILGAVVSGVPLKPNRYYGSYTSPQWNPVEEEPS encoded by the coding sequence ATGGAACCTTTCCGATCCAGCTCATTTATCAACGGCATCCCAACAGTGCTCTCGCAGGAGCAAGGCGCGAGCGCGCCCACTCCGGTCGAACTGCTCCCTGTCGATCGGATCGTCCCCGGGTACGGCGCCTCGCTGAAAGCCGTGGAGCCCCCACCGGGACTGTCGGAGATGCCCGATCTTGACGGGCTGCTCAGGGCGTTGCGCCGCCGCTGGCTGTTCGCTCTCCTCGGAGGTCTGCTCTGCTCGTCACTCTCGGCCGCCGCCGTCTACCTCTACCTGCCGCCGCCGAAATACACCGCCCGCGCTCTCGTCCATGTGGCCGAGAAGCGCCCGCGAGAGCTCTTCGAGACCCGTGAAAGCGAGGTCGGCTTTCGGACTTACCAGGAGACGCAAGTGATCCTGGTCAAGAGTCGTAAGGTGTTGGAAGCGGCCCTCAATCCTCCGGCGATCGCGAGCCTTCCGACCGTTCGCAAGCTACTCGACCCGATCGACTGGCTCTCCGGAGTGCTCATGGTGGATTTCCCGCGTGGTTCCGAGATCCTCTCCATCTCAATGACCGCGAGCTGCCCGCCTCTGGACCTGTCGACACTGGTGAACGCGATCGCGGATTCTTACCTCACGGAGATTGTGGACAAAGAACGACTCGCGCGGGTCGAGCGGCTCGAGCGGTTGAAGGAGTTGTTCGCCGATTATCAAAAGGATTTGACTGAAAAGCGGCTGAAATTCAAGGAAATGGCGGGTTCGATAGGAACGAGCGACAAGCAGGCCGCGGCCGTCAGACAGCAGATGATGGTCGAGCATCTCGGACTGGCTCGTCAGGAGTTGCTGAAGCTCAATTCAGACGTCCGGAAGTCCCAGGCGCGGCTGAACGTCCTGGCATCCAAGCCGGAACTCGAGCCGACGTCGAACCAGACCGTCTCCACCTTGGACACCCTGAGTACGGCCGAGGTGGACCCCCAGGTGATGGAGCTTCGAAGTCGACTCGCCGAGCTTCGGAGAAAGCATGCTTCGGTCAAGCGGATCAGCCGCCAAGGGAACGTCGACCCCTCGATTCTGGCCATCCAGCGAGAAATCAAATTAGTCACGGGGGAACTGGAGGGACGGCGCCAGGAGCTCCGCGCGGCCGCCGCGGAATTCAATCGCGCCGAGCCCGCCGCCATCCCGGACGCCCGTCTGGAGGAGGTCAAGGAATACCTCGAAATCCTTCACGAACAGGAAAAGAGCCTGATCGACGAGATCGCGTCCCTCGAGTCCCAGATGTCCTCGTTGAATGTCAAATCGATGGATTTCCACTGGCTCGAAGACGAAATCGCGGTGGCTTCCGACACGGCCAAGATGGTCGGCGCCGAGGTCCAGTCCATGACGGTGGAGATGCAGGCCCCGCCCCGCATCCGCCTCATTGAGAAAGCCAGCGTCCCCACGATGAACGACCCGCTCCGGCGGTGCAAACTCAGCACGATCGTGGGGGCCGGAGTCTTCCTCGCATTCGTTGGTTGCGTGTCGCTCTGGGAATTCCAGAGCAGGAAAATCGACGTGCCGGACGAGGTGGCCTTTCGACTCGGGCTGAGGATCATCGGCGATCTCCCGAAATTGAACGGCCCCCGCCGGGGCGATCAAAAGCAGATCGAACGCGATCGCCTCGTCCAATCGATCGACGCGGTGCGAACCATGCTCCTGAACGCCGGGCGACATCAGCCGTTCCGGGTCGTCTTGGTCACGAGCGCCTTGAAGGGAGAGGGCAAGACCTCGCTCTCGTGCCACCTGGCCACGAGCCTGGCTCGGGGGGGCCGCAAGACACTCTTGATGGATTGCGATCTGCGCAAGCCTTCCCTCCATGACGTCTTCGACTTCCCATCAGGGCCCGGCCTCGGCGACATCCTGCGCGGGGAGATTGGTTGGACGGACGCGGTGCGCCAGACACCCGTCCCCGGTCTGTCCTTGATCTTCGCGGGTCGTTGCGATCCCGCAACGATCGACCTGCTTCCACGCGAGGATTTCCCAAACCTCTTGCAAGAGCTTCGCGATCAGTTCGATTTCATCATCGTCGATTCTTCCCCCCTGCTGCTCGTGACCGACGCCCTGATCGTCAGCCAGCATGTCGACGCCGTGCTCCTCAGCGTCCTTCGCGCGGTGAGCCAACTCCCCCAGATCTACGCCGCGTCCGAACGGCTGGCGTCCATGGGGGTGCGAATCTTGGGCGCGGTCGTTTCGGGAGTCCCTCTCAAGCCGAATCGTTATTACGGCTCATATACATCACCGCAGTGGAATCCAGTCGAAGAAGAGCCTTCCTGA
- a CDS encoding sugar transferase, which translates to METRTVATAWWPDYKRVKITLDFSLAAVLLFFAWPVIVLSIIAVRLSSPGSPIYSQRRLGFRGRPITIYKIRTMYQDCERKTGAVWSFPGDPRITWVGQFLRWSHLDELPQLFNVLCGDMSLVGPRPERPEIITQLEKLFPQYRRRLEIRPGLTGLAQVLQASDTDLDSVRRKLELDLYYIEQIGPSLDFRIFLATPLHIVRYPSQRIAQLFHFSFNGLGRPLGLTAPQSETEGVSVEASCAS; encoded by the coding sequence ATGGAAACCAGAACTGTTGCCACAGCCTGGTGGCCCGATTACAAGCGGGTCAAGATTACGCTCGATTTCAGCCTTGCGGCCGTCCTCCTGTTTTTCGCATGGCCGGTCATCGTCCTCAGCATCATCGCCGTCCGACTGTCCTCTCCCGGTTCACCGATCTACTCCCAGAGGCGGCTGGGATTTCGAGGTCGTCCAATCACGATCTACAAGATTCGGACGATGTACCAAGATTGCGAGCGCAAAACCGGTGCAGTCTGGTCTTTCCCAGGAGATCCCAGGATCACGTGGGTCGGTCAGTTCCTGCGGTGGAGCCACCTCGATGAGTTGCCTCAACTCTTCAATGTCTTGTGCGGCGACATGAGCCTAGTCGGGCCGCGTCCTGAGCGCCCCGAAATCATCACCCAGCTCGAGAAGCTCTTTCCCCAATACCGACGGCGACTCGAAATTCGTCCCGGCCTCACGGGGCTGGCCCAGGTCCTTCAGGCCTCGGACACGGATCTCGACAGCGTCCGGCGCAAGCTCGAACTCGATCTTTACTACATCGAGCAGATCGGCCCGTCGCTGGATTTCCGGATCTTTCTCGCCACGCCGCTCCACATCGTCCGGTATCCCAGCCAAAGGATCGCGCAACTCTTTCACTTCTCGTTCAACGGGCTTGGGCGGCCCCTGGGACTGACCGCCCCCCAATCGGAAACGGAAGGAGTCTCGGTCGAAGCCTCTTGCGCAAGTTGA